From a single Amyelois transitella isolate CPQ chromosome 18, ilAmyTran1.1, whole genome shotgun sequence genomic region:
- the LOC106138354 gene encoding adhesive plaque matrix protein-like → MRLLTKSSSVLVVKSVKCAEVPQFICQCTVNKPSFESLLKNKPSFESLLKNKPSFESLLKNKHSFESLLKNKHSFESLLKNKPSFESLLKNKPSFESLLKNKPSFESLLKNKPSFESLLKNKPSFESLLKNKPSFESLLKNKHSFESLLKNKHSFESLLKNKPSFESLLKNKHSFESLLKNKPSFESLLKNKPSFESLLKNKPSFESLLKNKPSFESLLKNKHSFESLLKNKPSFESLLKNKPSFESLLKNKSSFESLLKNKPSFESLLKNKPSFESLLKNKPSFESLLKNKPSFESLLKNKHSFESLLKNKPSFESLLKNKPSFESLLKNKSSFESLLKNKPSFESLLKNKPSFESLLKNKPSFESLLKNKPSFESLLKNKPSFEFLLKNKPSFESLLKNKPSFESLLKNKPSFESLLTKKMLLF, encoded by the exons ATGAGATTGCTGACGAAATCATCGAGTGTGCTCGTGGTGAAAAGCGTCAAGTGTGCTGAAGTGCCACAGTTTATCTGCCAGTGCACTGTA AACAAACCCAGTTTTGAATCCCTGCTCAAGAACAAACCCAGTTTTGAATCCCTGCTCAAGAACAAACCCAGTTTTGAATCCCTGCTCAAGAACAAACACAGTTTTGAATCCCTGCTCAAGAACAAACACAGTTTTGAATCCCTGCTCAAGAACAAACCCAGTTTTGAATCCCTGCTCAAGAACAAACCCAGTTTTGAATCCCTGCTCAAGAACAAACCCAGTTTTGAATCCCTGCTCAAGAACAAACCCAGTTTTGAATCCCTGCTCAAGAACAAACCCAGTTTTGAATCCCTGCTCAAGAACAAACCCAGTTTTGAATCCCTGCTCAAGAACAAACACAGTTTTGAATCCCTGCTCAAGAACAAACACAGTTTTGAATCCCTGCTCAAGAACAAACCCAGTTTTGAATCCCTGCTCAAGAACAAACACAGTTTTGAATCCCTGCTCAAGAACAAACCCAGTTTTGAATCCCTGCTCAAGAACAAACCCAGTTTTGAATCCCTGCTCAAGAACAAACCCAGTTTTGAATCCCTGCTCAAGAACAAACCCAGTTTTGAATCCCTGCTCAAGAACAAACACAGTTTTGAATCCCTGCTCAAGAACAAACCCAGTTTTGAATCCCTGCTCAAGAACAAACCCAGTTTTGAATCCCTGCTCAAGAACAAATCCAGTTTTGAATCCCTGCTCAAGAACAAACCCAGTTTTGAATCCCTGCTCAAGAACAAACCCAGTTTTGAATCCCTGCTCAAGAACAAACCCAGTTTTGAATCCCTGCTCAAGAACAAACCCAGTTTTGAATCCCTGCTCAAGAACAAACACAGTTTTGAATCCCTGCTCAAGAACAAACCCAGTTTTGAATCCCTGCTCAAGAACAAACCCAGTTTTGAATCCCTGCTCAAGAACAAATCCAGTTTTGAATCCCTGCTCAAGAACAAACCCAGTTTTGAATCCCTGCTCAAGAACAAACCCAGTTTTGAATCCCTGCTCAAGAACAAACCCAGTTTTGAATCCCTGCTCAAGAACAAACCCAGTTTTGAATCCCTGCTCAAGAACAAACCCAGTTTTGAATTCCTGCTCAAGAACAAACCCAGTTTTGAATCCCTGCTCAAGAACAAACCCAGTTTTGAATCCCTGCTCAAGAACAAACCCAGTTTTGAATCACTGCTCAcgaaaaaaatgttgttgttTTAA